The Cellulophaga lytica DSM 7489 nucleotide sequence CCTGTATTTTAGGAGTACTATTTGCAATATGGCTAGCCAATGTATTTGCATAATACCTAGAGAATAACTGCTCATTACACTCGTGCGGATACTCCATTAAGTATGGTAATGCCTGCACAGCATACCAAGCCGGATTAGATGTAATTTCTAAACTTAATTTATGGTTTGTTAATGTTGTAGATGTATTATTTTTTAATTTGTCTAAGCTGAATTTTTTAGTTTGATTGCTTCTTACCCACATTGGTAAAGTTTCTGTTACCAACATTCTATTGGTAAGTACAGGAAGTAAGTTTTGCTCACCATCACTAAAATTACCTGCTTTGGCAATAACCGTATATTGTACAGCCTGAAGATTTTTAGGAATTTCTATAGTCCATGAAACCTGAGTGTTGCCTTTTGCATCTACAGAGAAGTTATTTTCTGTAGTAGATGTAATTAATGTAGCTGTAATATTTTTACCAGTAACAGCATCTTTAAGCTCTAAAGTGGCTGCACCAGATAATTTTTTGTCTGTTATATTGGCAATTTTAGAGCTAAAAATAAGCTTGTCTCCTTCACGTAAAAAACGTGGAGCATTTGGCATAACCATTAGCTCTTTTTGTGTTACAGTTTGCAGTGTTGTTACAGCACTTTCTAAACTCTTGGTATGTGCTAATAACTGCAATTTCCATTTAGTTAATGCTTCTGGTGTTGTGAAATTAAATGAAACATTACCCTCTTTATCTGTTTGTAAATGAGGAAAAAAGAATGCTGTTTCTTGTAAGTTTTTTCTAATCTTAACTTCTTCTTTTTTAGCAGGAACAGATGCAGGAGCAGTGCTATCTTTTTTAGATTCTACAGGACTACTCATGGCATCATCTAATGCGCCAGAAGCACTTTCCTCTACTACAACTATTTCTTCAGTATCTTCTGCTACCATTTCCATAGCAACAGGTGATGTAGATTTTCTCATCATAGACCTGCGGTTATAATAAGAGTTACCTATGTACAAGTCATACCATTTAAAAGAGTCATAATCTTGACCTTTATATAGGTATTTATAGGGTTCGTTAGTATAAACTCTAAACGAATTTGAAGAGAAACTTACATATGCATTAGTCCTTGTTTTTGAGGAGTGTGTTTGGTAGTTTATTGGGTAAAAGTACCAGTTATGACCTCTAAATTCATCTAAAGAAGCATCATACATACTGGCAAGTATTTCTGCAGCAACCTTATCTCCTTTAGGACCTTTAATTTTAAATTTCCAAGTTTCATCTGTACCTGGTTTAATTTTATCTCTAAAGGTTACTGTTTCTATTTCTAAAGATGTACTTGGGTAAGGCACATTAATATATACTATACCATCATTATAAGAGTTGTATGCAGTAAAAGAGTAATTAATAGATAAACCACCCATATCTTCTTTAGTTATTGGCAATTTAATTGTTTTAGAGTTGTTGTTAAGTGTCACTATTTTTGTTTCTACAGGCTTATTACCTCTGTCTATGTATAAAGTAACATACAATGGTGTAGCTGCTGATAACAATTTAACTTCTACATTATCTCCAACACTGTAACTGTTTTTATCAATTTTTATATTAAAAAGTTCATTGTCTGCAGTAGTTTTATCTTTTGCACTGTACAAGCTTGTTATAGCTTTATCTGTAACTGTTTGTCCAAATTTGTCTTTTGTTTCTAGTTCTATAATATATTTTCCTGAATCCCATTTTTTAATAGTTGGTAAATTAACTATAGCAGATTTTTCAGTATCAAAAGTAGTGCTCCATAATAGTGGACCCTTGTCCCAATCTTTTGGTTGTTGTTTTTTATATATTTCATTAGGAAATTTGTCATTAAAAATATCCTCATCCATCTTATAGTCAGGTGCAGACCAAGGTCTACTACGTTTAACATTTTTAGGCGCCTGTAATTTATATATTTTTAAAGATCCTTTTGCTGCAGCAAATTGTCCGTTTAAATTGCTTGTGTTTACATATAGTACACTGTCTTTTTTTGTTTTGTCTATTTGCGAGTTTACATTTATAGTGGCGTTTAAACTATGGTAACCAACATTAACTACAGTTGTTGTACTTTTTGTTTCGCCATTAATATCTGTAACATCTGCAGTAATTTCATAATTAAAAACAGGTAAGTTTTCTTTATTGGCACTTTTTTCTGGTATAGCCTTAAATGTAATTTGGTAATTACCATTAGCATCTGTAGTTGTTTCTCCGTGTTTAATTTCTTGTGGTGTGCTATTATAGTAAGGCATTCTCCAATAGTACCAGATAGGGTACCTAACTAATCTTTTTACAGTGTATACAACTTTAGCGTCACTAATTGTACTACCAGCAAAAGCATTGGCTGTACCGTTTACCGTTACCATATCATTAACCTTGTAAGTCTCTGTAACAGGTTTAAAAGTTGTTGTAAATTTTGGACGTTTGTATTCTTCTACACTTATATAGCTAGTACTATTTATTTTATTAGGAGTAGAAATTGCTTCTATAGTAAAATTACCTGTTAAGCCATTGCTTGGTAATATAAATTCACCGCAAAAAGAGCCGTATTCATTTGTAGTTAATTCTAAAGTTTTTACAGCTTGGTAGTTAACATCTTTTAATGTTACCGTAAACTTAGCGTTTTTTAATACTGTAGATTTATTGTTTTTCTGTTGTACTGCTATCCCTTTAAAATAAACAGGTTGTCCTGGTCTATAAATACTACGATCTGTAAATAAAAAGGCATTGTTATATTCTGTATTTTTATTTCTGTTGGCTTTAGTGTATACATTATACGTACCAAATGTAGCGTAATCATCATTACTACTAACCTTAAGTTTTATATTACGCCATCTTTCTTTTGTTTTATGAATGGTAACTATACCTAAACTATTGGTTTTAAATTTTGCGTGTTGCACAGGGTCATCATACGTTTTGTGGTACTCAAACTTAACAGTTGCATTAGCAATTGGTTTGCCGTTAGCCCTCTCTACTACCTGAAAATAATCTTCTGTATCTGTAGATGTATTTACAACAGCCATATCTGTAACTTGTATGGTACTATAACCAAATGTTTTGGTTAGTTTAGTTGGCTCTGCAAGTATAAGTAATTGGTTAACATTTAAACTAGGTATAATAACCTCAATGGTGTGATTTTGATAGTCTTTTTCGTTTTTTAATTTTGTTTTCCAAGTTTTTACACTTTTAAGCTTTTTTATAAACTGTAGCTTTTTATCATTTTCATAAATTGTGTCTAACGTATATAATTGCTTGTCTGAAATAGTATAGGCTGTAAAATTTAAATCGTCTACGTTTTTATAACGTACAAGAACCTTAGCGGGTTTATTGGCTTGTATATAGCTTTCTGTAGTTATGCTTAACTGACTTCTTTTTATTGATGTAATTAGGTCGTTGCACATTTCTGCGGCTCTACTTTTAGGAAACTTTGCTATTACAGTTTCACAAACTTTAATAGCATCATTTTTTTTCCATTTGTTTTCTTGCTCAGCGCTAAAAGGTTGGTAAGTATCACCTTGATTATTGTAGTATGTTGCAATGTTGTAATTGTATAAACCAGAAACGGCATTGCTTTTAAATACGTTAACCATTTTTTTTAAGGTAGATAAGTAGTATTTATCTTTCTCTAAAAAAACAGCATTTGAGTATACAAAATTTAAACGTTCTAAATCTACTTCAGCAAAAGCC carries:
- a CDS encoding alpha-2-macroglobulin family protein; this encodes MKNLTSIIVLILFANIAMAQENNSFNALWKTVEKHEKSTMTKSALETVQLIAAKAKKEGNSPQNIKALLYISKYAMVLEENAVLTIINNFKSEIAKSDSPTKNVLHSYLANLYLQYFRQNRYRFYNRTTTETKIDSVDFRTWDLTTLFYEIDTHFKASLENSSTLQNIKVTEFDLLLNNRKDSEIYRPTLFDLLSHTALEFYKTDESNITRPADKFEIDDQNMLCSGTDFISLPINEDDKTSLKARALKVYQNLLDFHKNDASPEAFAEVDLERLNFVYSNAVFLEKDKYYLSTLKKMVNVFKSNAVSGLYNYNIATYYNNQGDTYQPFSAEQENKWKKNDAIKVCETVIAKFPKSRAAEMCNDLITSIKRSQLSITTESYIQANKPAKVLVRYKNVDDLNFTAYTISDKQLYTLDTIYENDKKLQFIKKLKSVKTWKTKLKNEKDYQNHTIEVIIPSLNVNQLLILAEPTKLTKTFGYSTIQVTDMAVVNTSTDTEDYFQVVERANGKPIANATVKFEYHKTYDDPVQHAKFKTNSLGIVTIHKTKERWRNIKLKVSSNDDYATFGTYNVYTKANRNKNTEYNNAFLFTDRSIYRPGQPVYFKGIAVQQKNNKSTVLKNAKFTVTLKDVNYQAVKTLELTTNEYGSFCGEFILPSNGLTGNFTIEAISTPNKINSTSYISVEEYKRPKFTTTFKPVTETYKVNDMVTVNGTANAFAGSTISDAKVVYTVKRLVRYPIWYYWRMPYYNSTPQEIKHGETTTDANGNYQITFKAIPEKSANKENLPVFNYEITADVTDINGETKSTTTVVNVGYHSLNATINVNSQIDKTKKDSVLYVNTSNLNGQFAAAKGSLKIYKLQAPKNVKRSRPWSAPDYKMDEDIFNDKFPNEIYKKQQPKDWDKGPLLWSTTFDTEKSAIVNLPTIKKWDSGKYIIELETKDKFGQTVTDKAITSLYSAKDKTTADNELFNIKIDKNSYSVGDNVEVKLLSAATPLYVTLYIDRGNKPVETKIVTLNNNSKTIKLPITKEDMGGLSINYSFTAYNSYNDGIVYINVPYPSTSLEIETVTFRDKIKPGTDETWKFKIKGPKGDKVAAEILASMYDASLDEFRGHNWYFYPINYQTHSSKTRTNAYVSFSSNSFRVYTNEPYKYLYKGQDYDSFKWYDLYIGNSYYNRRSMMRKSTSPVAMEMVAEDTEEIVVVEESASGALDDAMSSPVESKKDSTAPASVPAKKEEVKIRKNLQETAFFFPHLQTDKEGNVSFNFTTPEALTKWKLQLLAHTKSLESAVTTLQTVTQKELMVMPNAPRFLREGDKLIFSSKIANITDKKLSGAATLELKDAVTGKNITATLITSTTENNFSVDAKGNTQVSWTIEIPKNLQAVQYTVIAKAGNFSDGEQNLLPVLTNRMLVTETLPMWVRSNQTKKFSLDKLKNNTSTTLTNHKLSLEITSNPAWYAVQALPYLMEYPHECNEQLFSRYYANTLASHIANSTPKIQEVFKQWANSDALLSNLEKNQELKSILIQETPWLRDAQSETEQKKRIALLFNLNKMKSEQAAVVRKLANNQTNNGAWAWFNGGNESRYITQHIIAGFGHLDALKALNKKDKDVAQMITKAITYLDNEFVSEYEYMKKHSSNLNSDHLSNMQLHYLYMRSFYPDVKASKKTREVTAYYKGQAKKYWTKRSLYNKGLLALSLHRMDEAATAKKILKSLKQNSITSDELGMYWKENTSSWYWYQAPIETQSLLIEAFTEIENDTKTIDNLKIWLLKNKQTNQWKTTKATTEAVYALLLQGSDWLSVTDAVDVLVADKKIDPSKLDNVKVEAGTGYYKTSWSGKEIEPNMADVQITKKGNGIAWGAMYWQYFENLDKITSAETPLKLAKKLFLQKNTNTGEQLSEITKNTKLAVGDLVKVRIELRADRAMEFVHMKDMRASGLEPVNILSRYKWQDGLGYYESTKDASTNFFFDYLPKGVYVFEYNLRVNNAGDFSNGITTIQSMYAPEFSSHSEGVRVSVNK